One genomic segment of Phycisphaerales bacterium AB-hyl4 includes these proteins:
- the hemW gene encoding radical SAM family heme chaperone HemW: MHVPFCFHKCHYCDFYSIVDQPVGPTDRQARFTDALIAELTHQAEAYNLRPRTIFVGGGTPTLLRPELWRQLLAAMQGLGMLDEVAEFTIEANPETVTAELMSELTAGGVNRISMGAQSFQPRLLKALERWHDPASVGRAAERVQAAGIDNFNLDLIFAIPGQTLDELDADLDAAMAMGPTHLSCYSLIFEPHTPLTKKMQLGLVKPMDEETERAMYERVLERLSAAGFEHYEVSNWARPTRRCEHNLIYWANGDWLGIGPSAASHVAGRRWKNQPHLGKYLAESPRPPVVDEECLPEAQRVGEQLMLGLRLSEGVTLDWLAATLPSDDARWQRIEEHVGHGLLERTSTHLRLTRDGLFVADTLIGTLL; the protein is encoded by the coding sequence ATGCACGTTCCGTTCTGTTTTCATAAGTGCCATTATTGCGACTTTTACAGCATTGTGGACCAGCCAGTGGGGCCAACGGACCGCCAGGCCCGGTTTACCGACGCCCTCATCGCCGAGCTGACACATCAGGCGGAGGCTTACAACCTGCGGCCCCGCACGATTTTCGTCGGCGGCGGCACGCCCACGCTGCTGCGGCCCGAGTTGTGGCGACAGCTGCTGGCAGCGATGCAGGGGCTGGGCATGCTCGATGAGGTGGCCGAGTTCACCATTGAAGCCAACCCCGAAACCGTCACTGCCGAGCTGATGAGCGAGCTAACGGCCGGCGGCGTCAACCGCATCTCCATGGGAGCCCAGTCGTTTCAACCGCGACTGCTCAAGGCGCTGGAGCGGTGGCATGACCCGGCCAGCGTGGGCCGTGCCGCCGAGCGGGTGCAGGCTGCGGGGATCGACAATTTCAATCTCGACCTGATTTTCGCCATCCCGGGCCAGACGCTGGACGAGCTGGACGCCGACCTTGATGCGGCGATGGCGATGGGGCCGACGCATTTGTCCTGCTATAGCCTGATTTTCGAGCCGCACACGCCGCTGACAAAGAAGATGCAGCTCGGGCTGGTTAAGCCCATGGACGAAGAGACCGAGCGGGCGATGTACGAACGCGTGCTCGAACGGCTGTCCGCGGCCGGCTTCGAGCACTACGAGGTGAGCAACTGGGCACGGCCGACGCGCCGCTGCGAGCACAACCTCATCTATTGGGCCAACGGCGATTGGCTGGGCATCGGCCCCTCGGCGGCGAGCCACGTGGCCGGGCGGCGGTGGAAGAATCAACCGCATCTGGGCAAGTACCTGGCTGAATCGCCCCGGCCGCCGGTGGTGGATGAGGAATGTCTGCCCGAGGCGCAGCGCGTGGGCGAGCAGCTCATGCTCGGCCTGCGACTCAGCGAAGGCGTGACGCTGGACTGGCTCGCAGCGACGCTGCCCAGCGATGATGCCCGCTGGCAGCGGATCGAAGAGCATGTGGGGCATGGGTTACTGGAGCGCACATCGACCCATCTGCGGCTGACGCGCGACGGGCTTTTTGTGGCAGATACGCTGATTGGGACGTTGTTGTAG
- a CDS encoding amidohydrolase family protein — MKRNPTTLYLAAAIRDAGGHVARPGAIAVRDGRVVDAGHPNDISRRLRNTARTVELPEDLLLPAMVNAHAHLDLTHVPAVDYTGDFLAWLKQVRTARPTDFDAVGAAVAEGLRLSREAGVGYVGDIAGSVDAIRARHAVGEGLALPGVSYLECFGFDTMLDAAADRIEAWLDPLPFDVPVPGHVRGVTLGIQPHAPYSVGRTLYDAATRLSHKHIYRLSTHLAESPAELEFVRDATGPFVDLLRELGKLPDTLQATGKHPIDWLEPNLKRGRWLLAHCNYIEDRHITTLKRTGTSVVYCPLASEYFGHPEQGQHRYREMLAAGVNVCLGTDSLLCQQGVDQPMGIMPQMRRLYARDETAPELLLEMATTHGRLALEFSDTDATLRRGAPAVFTAVRIDPDDATDPLTQALTNDHPARSIHAELTDESND; from the coding sequence ATGAAGCGAAATCCGACCACCCTCTACCTCGCCGCCGCCATCCGTGACGCCGGGGGTCACGTCGCTCGCCCCGGCGCGATCGCCGTACGCGACGGCCGCGTGGTTGATGCGGGGCATCCAAACGACATTTCCCGTCGATTGCGCAACACGGCCCGCACGGTCGAGCTGCCCGAAGACCTGCTTTTGCCGGCGATGGTCAATGCACATGCTCACCTGGACCTGACCCACGTGCCGGCGGTCGACTACACCGGCGATTTTCTGGCCTGGCTTAAGCAGGTACGCACCGCTCGGCCGACGGATTTCGACGCGGTCGGTGCTGCCGTCGCCGAGGGGCTTCGCCTCTCGCGGGAGGCGGGGGTGGGGTACGTTGGTGATATTGCCGGCTCGGTGGACGCGATCCGCGCCCGCCACGCTGTTGGGGAGGGCCTGGCATTGCCGGGCGTGAGCTATCTCGAATGCTTTGGCTTTGACACGATGCTCGACGCCGCGGCCGACCGAATCGAGGCCTGGCTGGACCCGCTGCCGTTCGACGTGCCCGTGCCGGGGCATGTGCGCGGGGTGACGCTGGGCATTCAGCCGCACGCGCCCTACTCGGTCGGACGGACGTTGTATGACGCGGCGACCCGGCTGAGCCATAAGCACATTTACCGGCTGAGCACGCACCTGGCCGAGTCGCCCGCCGAGTTGGAGTTCGTTCGCGACGCGACCGGGCCCTTCGTTGACCTGCTGCGCGAACTGGGCAAGCTGCCCGATACGCTGCAAGCGACGGGCAAGCATCCGATCGACTGGCTGGAGCCGAACCTCAAGCGCGGCCGCTGGCTGCTGGCACACTGCAACTACATCGAAGACCGCCACATCACCACGCTCAAACGCACGGGGACGAGCGTGGTCTATTGCCCGCTGGCCAGCGAGTATTTTGGTCACCCCGAGCAGGGGCAGCACCGCTACCGCGAGATGCTCGCCGCGGGGGTGAACGTCTGCCTCGGCACGGACTCGCTGCTGTGTCAGCAGGGCGTCGACCAACCGATGGGCATCATGCCGCAGATGCGTCGGCTGTATGCGCGGGATGAAACCGCCCCGGAACTGCTGCTGGAGATGGCGACCACGCACGGCCGACTGGCGCTGGAATTTTCCGACACGGACGCGACGTTGCGGCGCGGGGCCCCGGCCGTGTTCACCGCGGTTCGTATCGACCCCGATGATGCTACGGACCCGCTGACGCAGGCGCTGACGAATGATCACCCGGCACGCTCGATTCATGCCGAGTTGACGGATGAGTCGAACGACTGA
- a CDS encoding ABC transporter ATP-binding protein: protein MKPLLCVHNISKTFPGHDRPVIKDVTFCVYPGEVLALVGPSGCGKTTTLRTVMGFEHADAGEVLLGEQVLQREKTFVGPDQRGIGFVFQDYALFPHLSVLENVLFGLRGAAFKKRGGPAMTRRRRAQIAKEALWMVGLMGLEDRMPHDLSGGQQQRVALARAIAPGARVILLDEPFSNLDPDLRLATRNEVRMIAHRAKMAVVLVTHDQEEALSTADRLAVMREGRLVQTGPPEEVYNSPATAFVAQFLGRTNLLEGDATGTHAVTPLGRVELEHFTRGKVLLSLRPEHLSMQPAGDEHEPGALCVGKVVSREFKGHDMTFRIRLQSNRHEVSVQTDYATGLAVGDRVCLKARTPAAVVEPDDMTVQLTVPTVG from the coding sequence ATGAAACCGTTGCTTTGTGTGCACAACATCAGCAAGACCTTCCCCGGCCACGATCGGCCGGTGATTAAGGATGTGACGTTCTGCGTCTATCCCGGCGAGGTGCTTGCGCTCGTGGGGCCCTCGGGCTGCGGGAAGACGACGACGCTGCGCACGGTGATGGGCTTCGAGCACGCGGACGCGGGCGAGGTGCTGCTCGGTGAGCAGGTGCTCCAGCGCGAAAAAACCTTCGTCGGCCCGGACCAGCGGGGCATTGGGTTTGTCTTTCAGGACTATGCGCTGTTTCCGCATTTGAGTGTGCTGGAGAATGTGTTGTTCGGCTTGCGCGGCGCGGCGTTCAAAAAGCGAGGCGGGCCTGCGATGACCCGACGCCGACGTGCGCAGATCGCCAAGGAAGCGCTGTGGATGGTCGGGCTGATGGGGCTGGAAGATCGCATGCCGCATGACCTGTCCGGCGGTCAGCAGCAGCGGGTGGCGCTGGCCCGGGCGATCGCGCCGGGCGCGCGGGTGATTCTGCTCGACGAGCCGTTCAGCAACCTCGACCCCGACCTTCGGCTGGCAACGCGAAACGAGGTGCGGATGATCGCCCACCGTGCGAAGATGGCGGTGGTGCTGGTGACGCATGACCAGGAGGAGGCGTTGTCGACGGCCGACCGGCTGGCGGTGATGCGCGAAGGCAGGCTGGTGCAGACCGGTCCGCCCGAGGAGGTTTACAACAGCCCGGCGACGGCGTTTGTGGCGCAGTTTCTCGGGCGAACGAACCTGTTGGAAGGTGATGCGACGGGCACGCACGCCGTGACGCCGTTGGGCCGAGTGGAGCTTGAGCACTTCACGCGGGGCAAGGTGTTGCTGTCGCTTCGGCCGGAGCATTTGTCGATGCAGCCCGCGGGCGATGAGCACGAGCCTGGCGCGCTTTGTGTGGGCAAGGTGGTCAGTCGCGAGTTCAAGGGTCATGACATGACGTTCCGCATTCGGCTGCAGTCGAACCGTCACGAGGTGTCGGTGCAGACGGACTACGCGACTGGGCTGGCGGTGGGGGATCGTGTGTGTCTGAAGGCCCGCACGCCTGCAGCGGTGGTCGAGCCGGACGACATGACGGTACAACTGACCGTGCCGACGGTGGGGTAA
- a CDS encoding HD-GYP domain-containing protein: MLRIDVAKAKPGMKLALPVQNPQVPSRTLLKVSYELSTSVIKRLLEQGIRSIWVRYPSLDFLKEIIDAETVRNQSELVSQVSGTFESLQAQATAKLPYDTYTKSLQQLVDHLISHPNSIVFLGDISDATDDLMRHSSSVTYLTLLMGLKLDGYLVKERKHVAPARAKEVANLGLGAMLHDVGVTQLPAEVSARYKREADESDPGWQEHPAMGFRMVRSDVDPSAATVVLNHHQYFDGSGYSGQDFPTLTGRNIHVFARITAVADQFDLLRNPANLPAQPTAWVLNAMVTEPLRARFDPTVLRALLAVVPPYPPGSVVKLSDGQFAVCIDHNAHDPCRPKVQIIPDPATIAGGDLPLGPSIDLSEQPETLFVAEHDGKPVSEFNFTLPLDLASETARSLAWA, translated from the coding sequence ATGCTGCGAATTGATGTTGCCAAAGCCAAGCCGGGCATGAAGCTGGCCTTGCCTGTGCAGAACCCGCAGGTACCGTCGCGCACGCTGTTGAAAGTCAGCTACGAGCTGAGCACGAGCGTCATCAAGCGACTGCTCGAACAGGGGATTCGCTCGATCTGGGTTCGCTATCCGAGCCTGGACTTCCTTAAAGAAATCATTGACGCGGAGACGGTTCGCAACCAGAGCGAGCTGGTATCTCAAGTGTCTGGTACGTTCGAGTCGCTTCAGGCTCAAGCGACTGCGAAGCTGCCTTATGACACTTATACGAAATCGCTTCAGCAGCTTGTCGATCACCTGATCAGCCATCCGAATTCGATTGTCTTCCTCGGCGATATTTCCGACGCGACGGACGACCTGATGCGCCACAGCTCAAGCGTCACCTACCTGACATTGCTGATGGGTCTGAAACTCGACGGCTACCTGGTCAAGGAACGCAAGCACGTCGCGCCCGCGCGGGCGAAGGAAGTGGCCAACCTCGGCCTGGGCGCGATGCTGCACGACGTGGGTGTGACGCAGTTGCCCGCCGAGGTGTCCGCCCGTTACAAGCGTGAGGCCGACGAGTCTGACCCCGGTTGGCAGGAACACCCGGCGATGGGTTTTCGCATGGTTCGCAGCGACGTCGACCCGTCGGCCGCGACAGTGGTGCTCAACCATCACCAGTACTTCGACGGCAGCGGCTATTCGGGGCAGGATTTTCCGACATTGACGGGGCGGAACATTCACGTGTTCGCGCGCATCACGGCTGTGGCGGACCAGTTCGACCTGCTGCGCAACCCGGCGAACCTGCCGGCGCAGCCGACGGCGTGGGTGCTGAATGCAATGGTGACCGAGCCGTTGCGGGCACGCTTTGACCCGACGGTGCTTCGGGCGTTGCTGGCGGTGGTGCCGCCTTACCCGCCGGGGTCGGTGGTGAAACTCAGCGATGGTCAGTTTGCGGTGTGCATCGATCACAACGCGCACGACCCATGTCGGCCGAAGGTGCAGATTATTCCCGACCCGGCGACCATCGCGGGCGGCGACTTGCCGCTGGGGCCGAGCATCGACCTGAGCGAACAGCCGGAGACGCTGTTTGTCGCGGAGCATGATGGCAAGCCGGTCAGCGAGTTCAACTTTACGCTGCCGCTCGATCTCGCCAGCGAGACAGCGCGGAGCCTGGCCTGGGCGTAA
- a CDS encoding OmpA family protein, with amino-acid sequence MRFAKTWMLLGALTLSATGCVAQTELDQTREAYRQAQEQVIDLQNQLEEAERRIASLQSGAGDEAASRDELRRLRDERDQLRQALGDMESQLRELGSAAGALPAELDSELERLAASNPELMSYDSERGMIRFRSDFTFGLGSADVRDDAASSLRELARVLQSDAARPYEIRIVGHTDNVPIGNPATRERHPTNWHLSAHRAIAVKDVLESAGLPPVRMNVSGYSEYRPIEPHRSGGVEANRRVEIYLVAMPPSVREAAGRSEQRSDGQGEQQQSQQRRQTAPQPEADNDADFK; translated from the coding sequence ATGAGATTCGCCAAGACATGGATGTTGCTCGGAGCATTGACGCTCTCCGCCACCGGCTGCGTCGCTCAGACCGAGCTGGACCAGACCCGCGAAGCCTACCGCCAGGCTCAGGAACAGGTCATCGACCTGCAGAACCAGCTCGAAGAAGCCGAACGACGCATCGCCTCGCTTCAGTCCGGCGCGGGCGATGAAGCCGCCAGCCGCGACGAACTGCGTCGCCTCCGCGACGAACGCGACCAACTCCGCCAGGCCCTCGGCGACATGGAATCGCAGCTTCGCGAGCTCGGCTCGGCCGCCGGCGCCCTGCCTGCCGAGTTGGACAGCGAACTCGAACGCCTGGCCGCTTCCAACCCTGAACTGATGAGCTACGACTCGGAGCGCGGCATGATCCGCTTCCGCAGCGACTTCACCTTCGGCCTCGGCTCGGCTGACGTCCGCGACGACGCCGCCAGCTCACTTCGCGAGCTCGCACGCGTCCTCCAGAGCGACGCCGCACGCCCCTACGAAATCCGCATCGTCGGCCACACCGACAACGTGCCGATCGGCAACCCCGCCACACGCGAACGCCACCCCACCAACTGGCACCTCTCCGCTCACCGCGCCATCGCTGTCAAGGACGTGCTCGAAAGCGCCGGCCTCCCGCCGGTCCGCATGAACGTCTCCGGCTACAGCGAATATCGCCCCATTGAGCCGCACCGCTCCGGCGGCGTGGAAGCCAACCGACGCGTCGAGATCTACCTCGTTGCCATGCCGCCGAGCGTCCGCGAAGCCGCAGGCCGCTCCGAGCAGCGATCCGACGGTCAAGGCGAACAGCAGCAAAGCCAGCAACGTCGCCAGACCGCTCCGCAGCCCGAAGCAGACAACGACGCCGATTTCAAATAA
- a CDS encoding queuosine precursor transporter has protein sequence MADLTPSQLHERRERVFLVLAGLFLGTLAMLNILGVSRFIVFASWHEDTGWQWGEWGPAGSIALAVAVGVLPYPLTFLCTDLISEFYGRRRANFVVFVGLLVNLWVIFILWVAGVLPSVPTMDAETGLPATDDPDYPFYYIRMLTFGAVSASMIAYLAAQLVDVHVFHFWKRLTRGRWLWLRNNGSTMVSQFVDTFAVITITHFYARALPIDEGSAIWPQLWLFIATGYVFKVVIALVDTGPIYIAVHYLSKYLHIDPTQEHLADVEETRLD, from the coding sequence ATGGCCGACCTGACACCATCACAACTGCATGAGCGCCGCGAGCGTGTGTTCCTTGTGCTTGCCGGGCTGTTTCTGGGCACGCTGGCGATGCTCAACATCCTGGGCGTGTCGCGGTTTATCGTGTTCGCGTCGTGGCATGAAGACACAGGTTGGCAGTGGGGCGAGTGGGGCCCGGCAGGGTCGATTGCGCTGGCGGTGGCGGTGGGCGTGTTGCCTTATCCGCTGACGTTTTTGTGCACGGACCTGATCAGCGAGTTCTACGGCCGAAGGCGGGCGAACTTTGTTGTCTTCGTCGGATTACTGGTCAACCTCTGGGTGATCTTTATTCTGTGGGTGGCGGGCGTGCTGCCGAGCGTGCCGACGATGGACGCGGAGACAGGCCTGCCCGCAACGGATGATCCGGACTACCCGTTTTATTACATCCGCATGCTCACGTTCGGCGCGGTGTCAGCGAGCATGATCGCGTACCTCGCGGCGCAGCTTGTCGACGTGCACGTGTTCCATTTCTGGAAGCGGTTGACGCGCGGCCGATGGCTGTGGCTGCGCAACAATGGGTCGACCATGGTCAGTCAGTTTGTTGACACGTTCGCGGTGATCACGATCACGCACTTTTACGCGCGCGCGTTGCCGATTGATGAGGGCAGCGCGATCTGGCCGCAGTTGTGGTTGTTTATCGCGACGGGGTATGTGTTCAAAGTGGTGATCGCGTTGGTGGACACGGGGCCGATCTATATTGCGGTGCATTACCTGAGCAAGTATCTGCACATTGACCCGACGCAGGAGCACCTTGCGGACGTGGAAGAAACACGGCTGGATTGA
- a CDS encoding FHA domain-containing protein, which produces MDVLLVMFKSDGARRDFEVTKNRVIIGRKNDCDLRIPLSSVSRHHCELKVDPESEEVELRDLGSSNGTFHNNVRVQEAIVSAGDEITVGPVIFTVVIDGQPEQVKPIRTVISSHDSKSDSKSTQIADDGRPLTPMGDDDDDADNPLSPMDEDDSHIPTSDIDEDPIEALQRMADAEDDDDDFYPNLDDDDDEPTPSRS; this is translated from the coding sequence ATGGACGTCTTGTTGGTGATGTTTAAAAGCGATGGTGCCCGGCGTGACTTCGAGGTCACGAAAAATCGGGTGATCATCGGCCGCAAGAACGATTGCGACCTGCGAATCCCGCTTTCCAGCGTCTCACGCCACCACTGCGAGCTGAAGGTCGACCCCGAAAGCGAGGAGGTCGAGCTGCGGGATCTCGGCTCAAGTAACGGCACGTTCCACAATAACGTACGCGTTCAGGAGGCGATTGTCTCGGCCGGCGATGAAATCACCGTCGGACCGGTCATTTTTACCGTCGTGATCGATGGCCAGCCCGAGCAGGTCAAGCCTATCCGCACCGTCATCAGTTCGCACGACAGCAAGTCCGACAGCAAGTCCACCCAGATCGCCGACGACGGTCGACCGCTCACGCCCATGGGCGACGACGACGACGACGCGGACAACCCCCTCTCGCCGATGGATGAGGACGACAGCCACATCCCCACCAGCGACATCGACGAGGACCCGATTGAAGCCTTGCAGCGCATGGCCGACGCCGAGGACGACGACGACGATTTTTATCCCAATCTCGACGATGACGACGACGAGCCGACCCCCAGCCGGAGCTGA
- a CDS encoding glycosyltransferase family 2 protein gives MFNLLSIVIPVYNEKDLLPVLLAQVQSAELPEGLQRQIIVVDDGSTDGTADVLRRYAQEHAGIEPYFQPANRGKGAAVREGFARARGEIVLIQDADLEYDPAEYGKLLAPILADKADVVFGSRFIGETHRVLYYWHYLGNKLLTMLSNVLTNLNLTDMECCYKVFRREVIDGLKVEEDRFGVEPELTAKVAAARVRIYETPVSYAGRTYAEGKKIHWKDGIEALRCIFQYNGRAIFTRQRRGMSMGQTTRADSTSDPSQ, from the coding sequence ATGTTCAACCTACTTTCGATTGTCATCCCGGTTTACAACGAGAAAGACCTGCTGCCCGTGCTGCTGGCGCAGGTGCAGTCGGCCGAGCTTCCCGAGGGATTGCAGCGGCAGATTATCGTCGTCGACGACGGCTCGACCGACGGCACGGCCGACGTGTTACGGCGTTACGCGCAAGAGCACGCGGGCATCGAGCCTTACTTTCAGCCCGCCAATCGTGGCAAGGGCGCGGCGGTGCGCGAGGGCTTCGCGCGGGCGCGGGGTGAGATCGTGCTGATTCAGGACGCGGACCTGGAGTACGACCCGGCGGAGTATGGCAAGCTTCTCGCGCCCATTCTCGCGGACAAGGCGGACGTGGTGTTCGGCTCGCGATTCATCGGTGAAACGCATCGTGTGCTCTATTACTGGCATTACCTGGGCAACAAGCTGCTGACCATGCTTTCGAACGTGTTGACGAATCTGAACCTGACGGACATGGAATGCTGCTACAAGGTGTTCCGCCGGGAGGTGATCGACGGTTTGAAGGTTGAGGAAGACCGCTTCGGCGTTGAGCCGGAGCTGACGGCGAAAGTCGCGGCGGCGCGGGTGCGGATTTATGAAACGCCTGTCAGCTACGCCGGCCGAACGTATGCCGAGGGCAAGAAGATCCACTGGAAAGATGGGATCGAAGCGTTGCGGTGCATCTTTCAGTACAACGGTCGGGCGATCTTCACTCGCCAACGGCGGGGCATGTCGATGGGCCAGACCACGAGGGCCGACTCCACTTCCGACCCATCGCAATAG
- a CDS encoding DUF6600 domain-containing protein: MLRHALKWTSGRLLRLVNEATRPALAVTLPAAMVAGLAMATPALADEGDGEFAMHARVSYDAGGTVIRGEEDDDWAFAPVNTLVLPGDRLWADDGSTSELEFPRGTFVRMADGSQMEVRDIGATMALRGEVGSFYVHRLSRSTGDVVFETPAGVVEIVRGTALRIDIEDDGSVTLSVNDGHAIMRAEQGGPQVVTAGQRVWVDPGLMPSAAVRFDSSDADSFDRWHAQRVDVLTTGIARTPLPDNLHINEDTLGVNDLGNYGEWVYIDNAPYWRPTVVTHYVPYRYGQWTHVPRTGQVWIGKYPFSHVTTHYGTWRYTATYGWVWSYHGQWSPAWATAIRYNDHYIWTPIDRHHRPVIVSSSASFTVGGVRFSLGASTYAPVTRIYTGPVYVRPLPVTVVRHIHQHHHHVHVWHLGPRHRHIVRVPYARTVNIHVHQHNHRHRWVRGPQSIQRGDHRVAARSRAMVLDQRIRSRQVRSAPSRHDRGVVQWSDRRGQDNVRSLADRDRAERGRVRRSVNLSQQEPDYERNMRRQRAQRSGDETPRSGWRTGDETRRAAGVDRDGRSRAERAERDGDRRGGPGMTSPRRGGDERVRSGDTDRFERRGIVRPSRDREADRSTDDRRTITRFGDRRGDRSDRRDAQQREARTAEQRVRERQLQRVQPGEPRSGESATAEQRVRERQLQRMQPSAPRTEERATRPRTTDRLQQREQPTAEQRVRERQLQRMQPNAPRAEDRPTRPRASDRIQRRQQQPTAEQRVRERQLERMQRSRGTFQASPDTRPSRPSVQQRPDRDRSRERADSPRRSNQEAGNRPQRGSRSGSADDGDSSPPAQRDRSQRGERRGR, from the coding sequence ATGCTCAGGCACGCTTTGAAGTGGACGTCGGGGCGACTACTGCGCCTGGTGAACGAGGCCACGCGACCGGCGCTGGCGGTGACCCTCCCGGCCGCGATGGTCGCGGGGCTCGCGATGGCGACGCCCGCCCTGGCCGACGAAGGCGACGGCGAGTTTGCCATGCACGCCCGCGTCAGCTACGACGCCGGCGGCACGGTCATCCGTGGCGAGGAAGATGACGACTGGGCATTCGCCCCTGTGAACACGCTCGTTCTGCCCGGCGACCGCCTCTGGGCCGACGACGGCAGCACGAGCGAACTGGAGTTTCCGCGTGGCACGTTCGTTCGCATGGCGGACGGCAGTCAGATGGAAGTGCGCGATATCGGGGCGACGATGGCCCTCCGTGGCGAGGTAGGCTCGTTTTACGTGCATCGCCTTAGCCGCAGCACCGGCGACGTCGTCTTCGAAACGCCCGCCGGGGTGGTCGAAATCGTCCGCGGCACGGCCCTGCGCATCGACATCGAAGACGACGGCAGCGTCACCCTCTCCGTCAACGACGGCCACGCCATCATGCGGGCCGAGCAGGGCGGCCCGCAGGTCGTCACCGCCGGCCAACGTGTATGGGTCGACCCCGGCCTCATGCCCTCCGCGGCCGTCCGCTTCGACAGCTCCGACGCCGACAGCTTCGACCGCTGGCACGCCCAGCGCGTCGACGTGCTGACCACCGGCATCGCTCGTACCCCCCTGCCCGACAACCTCCACATCAACGAAGACACGCTCGGCGTCAACGATCTGGGCAACTACGGTGAATGGGTCTACATCGACAACGCTCCCTACTGGCGCCCCACCGTCGTCACCCACTACGTGCCCTACCGCTACGGCCAGTGGACCCACGTGCCCCGCACCGGCCAGGTGTGGATCGGCAAGTACCCCTTCTCCCATGTCACCACCCACTATGGCACGTGGCGCTACACCGCGACCTACGGCTGGGTCTGGAGCTATCACGGCCAGTGGAGCCCCGCCTGGGCCACCGCCATCCGCTACAACGACCACTACATCTGGACGCCCATCGACCGCCACCATCGGCCGGTCATCGTCTCCAGCTCCGCCAGCTTCACCGTCGGCGGCGTTCGCTTCAGCCTCGGCGCGAGCACTTACGCCCCGGTCACACGCATCTACACCGGCCCGGTCTACGTCCGCCCCCTGCCGGTGACCGTCGTCCGACACATTCACCAGCATCATCACCACGTTCACGTCTGGCATCTCGGCCCGCGACATCGGCACATCGTCCGCGTGCCCTACGCCCGCACCGTGAACATCCACGTACACCAGCACAACCACCGTCATCGCTGGGTCCGCGGCCCGCAGAGCATCCAGCGTGGCGACCACCGCGTCGCTGCCCGCTCGCGAGCCATGGTCCTCGATCAGCGCATCCGCTCGCGACAGGTACGCTCGGCTCCGTCGCGCCACGACCGCGGTGTCGTGCAATGGTCCGACCGCCGTGGCCAGGACAACGTCCGCAGCCTCGCCGACCGCGATCGGGCCGAACGCGGCCGGGTTCGACGATCGGTCAATCTCAGTCAGCAGGAACCGGATTACGAGCGCAACATGCGCCGCCAGCGTGCTCAACGAAGTGGCGACGAAACGCCTCGCTCGGGCTGGCGTACGGGCGACGAAACGCGGCGCGCCGCCGGCGTCGACCGCGATGGCCGTAGTCGTGCCGAGCGTGCCGAGCGCGACGGAGATCGCCGTGGTGGGCCAGGCATGACGTCGCCTCGCCGGGGCGGAGATGAGCGTGTTCGCAGCGGTGACACCGATCGATTCGAGCGGCGCGGCATCGTCCGCCCATCTCGCGACCGCGAAGCCGATCGTTCAACGGACGACCGCCGAACGATCACACGCTTTGGCGATCGTCGAGGCGATCGGTCGGATCGACGTGACGCCCAGCAGCGCGAAGCACGCACCGCCGAGCAACGCGTGCGTGAACGCCAGTTGCAACGCGTTCAGCCGGGCGAGCCGCGTAGCGGCGAGTCGGCCACAGCCGAGCAGCGCGTTCGTGAGCGTCAGTTGCAGCGCATGCAGCCAAGCGCACCGCGCACCGAGGAGCGAGCAACACGACCGCGAACGACCGATCGTCTGCAACAGCGCGAGCAGCCCACAGCCGAGCAGCGTGTGCGTGAGCGCCAGTTGCAGCGGATGCAGCCAAACGCACCGCGTGCCGAAGATCGCCCGACACGCCCCAGGGCCTCTGATCGCATTCAGCGGCGGCAACAACAGCCAACCGCTGAGCAGCGCGTTCGCGAGCGTCAGTTGGAGCGTATGCAGCGATCCCGCGGCACGTTCCAGGCAAGCCCCGACACGCGCCCGTCGCGCCCAAGCGTTCAGCAGCGCCCCGACCGTGACCGCTCGCGCGAACGAGCCGACTCACCGCGTCGTTCCAACCAGGAAGCAGGCAACCGACCGCAACGCGGATCGCGCAGCGGCTCGGCCGATGATGGAGATAGTTCACCACCCGCACAGCGCGATCGCTCGCAACGCGGCGAGCGTCGCGGTCGGTGA